In Chelmon rostratus isolate fCheRos1 chromosome 9, fCheRos1.pri, whole genome shotgun sequence, the following proteins share a genomic window:
- the rap2c gene encoding ras-related protein Rap-2c, which yields MKEYKVVVLGSGGVGKSALTVQFVTGTFIEKYDPTIEDFYRKEIEVDSSPSVLEILDTAGTEQFASMRDLYIKNGQGFILVYSLVNQQSFQDIRPMRDQIVRVKRFEKVPLILVGNKVDLESEREVAGSDGRALAQEWGCPFIETSAKSKTMVDELFAEIVRQMNYSTLPEKQEQCCTACVVQ from the exons ATGAAAGAATACAAAGTGGTCGTGCTGGGCAGCGGCGGCGTCGGTAAGTCCGCGCTGACCGTCCAGTTTGTCACCGGCACCTTCATCGAGAAATACGACCCAACCATCGAGGACTTTTACCGAAAGGAGATCGAGGTGGACTCGTCGCCGTCCGTGCTGGAGATCCTCGACACGGCGGGGACAGAGCAGTTCGCCTCCATGCGAGATCTGTACATAAAGAACGGACAAGGCTTCATCCTGGTCTACAGCCTGGTCAACCAGCAGTCATTCCAG GACATCAGACCAATGCGAGACCAAATAGTGCGAGTGAAGCGCTTCGAGAAGGTGCCGCTGATCCTGGTCGGGAACAAAGTCGACTTGGAATCTGAGCGCGAGGTCGCCGGGTCAGATGGACGAGCTCTGGCTCAAGAGTGGGGCTGCCCCTTTATTGAAACTTCTGCCAAGAGCAAGACTATGGTGGACGAGCTGTTCGCAGAGATCGTCAGACAGATGAATTATTCCACACTGCCTGAGAAGCAGGAACAGTGCTGCACAGCCTGTGTGGTACAGTGA
- the zgc:92907 gene encoding UDP-N-acetylglucosamine transferase subunit ALG13 homolog yields the protein MKTVFVTVGTTSFDELIERITSSETAQALKARGYERLVLQVGRGSLLPAADSCPHIKLEAYRFKASLAEDIKQADLVISHAGAGSCLEALGAGKSLLVVVNDKLMDNHQLELAEQLCMDSHSLYCTCSTLTETLKTMDLSVLQPFLPGQPKHFANFLDKALGV from the exons ATGAAGACAGTGTTTGTAACTGTCGGCACAACGAGCTTCGATGAGCTCATTGAAAGAATCACGTCTTCAGAGACCGCTCAG GCTTTAAAGGCTCGTGGATACGAGCGTTTGGTTCTTCAGGTCGGAAGAGGATCTCTTCTCCCGGCTGCTGACAGCTGTCCACACATCAAACTGGAGGCTTATCGATTCAAAGCCTCTCTAGCAGAAGATATCAAGCAGGCAGACCTCGTCATCAGCCATGCAG gGGCAGGAAGTTGTTTGGAGGCGCTCGGCGCAGGCAAGTCTCTGCTGGTCGTAGTCAATGACAAGCTGATGGACAACCACCAGCTGGAGCTGGCCGAACAGCTATGCATGGACTCCCACTCTTTGTACTGCACATGCAG caccctgacagaaacactgaagacCATGGATCTCTCTGTTCTTCAGCCTTTCTTGCCTGGACAGCCAAAGCATTTTGCCAACTTTCTAGACAAAGCTCTTGGTGTTTAG